The following proteins are co-located in the Sphingobacteriaceae bacterium genome:
- a CDS encoding leucine-rich repeat domain-containing protein → MHKLFLFLIFTFSLQVLAQNDKPLPKDPFERYGPYGASVHKDLKTALAIERNVYKLDLSYQKLDAKQYDKISKLIDLQTLKLSGNEVVDYPKGFEALYNLVFFATYNNKFTAFLPQPEAYRNLNYLELQHTKIDSIPCAIAYLNKLKTFKFGNTDDTLKLPETLKYMKNLQELTIENCIMDSFPKQIFKIPNLNFLYLSNTNTHNITKHFERLQNLELLIIENNPLQTIPFDIYKAKKIRFISLRNNKITKLPDSISQLKELHFLDLSGNPLEKDELEKLKALLPGCEIKF, encoded by the coding sequence ATGCACAAATTATTCCTTTTTCTTATTTTCACTTTTAGTTTGCAGGTGTTGGCACAAAACGATAAGCCATTGCCCAAAGACCCTTTTGAAAGATACGGACCTTACGGAGCCTCTGTTCATAAAGATCTGAAGACCGCACTTGCCATTGAACGAAATGTTTATAAGCTTGATTTAAGTTATCAGAAATTAGATGCGAAACAATATGATAAAATTTCAAAGTTGATTGATTTGCAAACTTTAAAGCTTAGCGGTAATGAAGTAGTAGATTACCCTAAAGGATTTGAAGCATTGTATAATTTAGTTTTTTTTGCAACCTATAATAATAAATTTACAGCTTTCCTTCCACAGCCGGAAGCTTATCGTAATCTGAATTATCTCGAATTGCAACATACCAAAATAGACAGCATACCTTGTGCAATTGCTTATTTAAATAAATTAAAAACTTTTAAATTCGGTAATACCGATGATACGCTGAAACTTCCTGAAACTTTAAAATACATGAAGAATTTACAGGAGCTGACAATTGAAAATTGTATTATGGATAGTTTTCCAAAGCAAATTTTTAAAATTCCTAATTTAAACTTTTTATACCTCAGTAATACCAATACACACAACATCACTAAACATTTTGAACGATTACAGAATTTAGAATTGCTCATCATAGAAAATAATCCGCTTCAAACCATTCCTTTTGATATTTATAAAGCTAAAAAAATAAGATTCATTTCTTTGCGAAATAACAAAATCACCAAACTACCCGACAGTATTTCACAACTAAAAGAATTACACTTTTTGGATTTGAGTGGTAATCCATTAGAAAAAGATGAATTGGAAAAACTAAAAGCCCTTTTACCGGGATGTGAAATTAAATTTTAA